The following nucleotide sequence is from Coffea eugenioides isolate CCC68of chromosome 3, Ceug_1.0, whole genome shotgun sequence.
tttcaaaaaccccccatatctggaacttgagaagaaattaaattatccccagtccctgtggattcgaccctgcttaccgctatatacagaatttgtattttatttaagcaggtatttattattgcacaggttcgacgCCTGTCACCTACATTGAGGATCAACATGTAGACATTCTCTTGCTAGTTTGAGAATGGATATCAGAttcttttcaatttcttgattggGATACAGAAGTCTTTGGTCTAACAAGTCTTTTAGCTCTATCTCTTCAAGCTTTGAAGACAATAGATCAGCAATAAAGTCACCAGGATGCTTTCCTTTGATTACTTCCATTGCCAGGACCCCAAAGCTATAAACATCACACTTCTCGTTAACTCTCATTGTGTAGGCAAATTCTGcaagagaaagttggaaaatgatttttcaTGTTATGTGATCATACTTGAATTTACTAGTTAACAAATTAGTGACAGGaaacggaaaaaaaaataactttattACCTGGTGCAACATATCCATATGTGCCTGCAAGAGAACTCCAGTTAGATGAGTCTCTTCTGAGAAACTTGGAAGTGCCAAAATCTGAAACATGAGCCTCGCATTCTGTATCAAGCAAAATGTTGTTGCTTGATATGTCTCGGTGTACAATTGGTGGTGAACAATCATGATGCATGTAAGATAAAGCATGAGCGACGCCTTTGATGATATTCAACCTCTTTTGCCAGTCTAGTTCCTTAGCTGCTTCTTCTATGCTCAAGATTTTGGCCAAGCTTCCCCTTTCGAGGCACTCATAAACCAAAATTGAATGCTGAGCATTTGAGCAAAAGCCAAAGAGTTTCACAATGTTCCGATGCTTGATTTCTGTCAAGGCCCTGATCTCATTCAAGAAACTTTTATCCTTTCCCACATTAGGTATGTTGTGAAGTCTTTTTACAGCTACTACCTCGCCTGATGGAAGCTGTGCTTTGTAAACACTTCCACAACCTCCTTTCCCAATGCAATACGTTTCACTGAACTCTTCTGTAGACCTCACGATTTCTTTATACAATGCTTTGCCATCATAAGCACATATGGCAAATAAACTGCCCTTCTTCACCTCCATATCTTCCACTCTCGAATTTCTTTTTCTCCGATCACACAATCTGAGAGCACCGAACAATACACCAAGAAGTATGATTGATCCCAGAAGAGGTAATACAATTATGAGAACAAATTCCTTCCTTTTATCCTTGACATGCTTTTTAATCAACTGAGAACTTTCACAGGCTCGTAACCCTGTAATATTGCCACACAAACCTTTATTTCCCTTTACTTCTTCCAAGGTTAGATTCACAAAAGCTCTACCACTCGGAATTGGGCCCTCCAAATTATTAAAAGAAAGATTAATGTGCAATAAACCAGGCAATTCTGCCAAAGCCTTTGGGATCCAACCAGAGAGGTTATTCTGGGAGAGATTCAATGTCCCCAAACTCTGCAAATTTTGAAACTCAGATGGTATCTCTCCTGTGAAGAAATTTTGCCTCAAATCCAGTTCAGAAAGTTGGGTTAACTTCCCAATTTGCAATGGAATCTTTTGACTTAAAACATTATTGCTCAAGTTCATGTGAAACAAGTGTTTCAAATCTCCGAGAAGTTCTGGTAAAGTTCCATTCAAGGAGTTTGTGGACAGGTCTAGAAATTCCATTGACACTCCCAATTCTTGAGGTATACCACCAGTAAGCTGGTTGTCATGTAAATCTAGTTTAAGCATAGAAGCTAACTTCCCAACTTCCCTTGGTATCTCCCCTGATAAATAATTCGAAGAAAGATTAAGTGTATGTAGTTGAGTCAAATTTCCAATTTCTGGAGGTATACCACCCGTGATGTTATTCTTTGCAACTATAAGGGCTTTCAGCATTTTGCATTTACCCCAGTTGCTGGAGAGTTTCCCATAGAATTGGTTATTGCTGAGATCTATGAAATCCAGGACTGGATAGATTCCAAACATTTCTGATAAGTTTCCTTGGAAACGGTTACCGTTGAAACGGGCCCTAAATAAGCTTGAGCAGTTTTGCAAACTTTTAGGGATTGGACCGGTAAGCATGTTCTCATCTACAGTAATGTTTTGGAGAATTCCACTTTGACATAATAGTTCTGGCAATGGACCGGAGAACTGATTACTAAACAATCTCAAAGCAACCAACTTATTCAGGTTTCCAATCTCTTGTGGAATGGTACCAAAACATTGATTTTCTCCCAGAGCCAAAAGTTCCAAGTTGCTCAAGTTACCAATTGAAACAAGAATTGAACCTGAAAGTTGATTCTCTGTGAGATCCAGTTCAATCAATTTGGCCAAATTACCTAGTGACTTTGGGATTGCACCGGTGAGATTATTTTGATACAAGGAAAGAATCTTAAGTGAGCTCAAATTCCCTATCACTGGAGGAATAGGACCAGCTAGGTGATTTTGGTAAAGGCTTAGATTCACCAGCTTATTGAGGTTGCCAAAAGTAGCAGGAATTGGACCAGAAAATTGATTATTTTGGAGATACAATGCTTCCAAGTTACTCAAGTTACCAATTGAAACAGGAATGGAACCATTAAGTTGATTGTCAGAGAGACTCAGTTCAATCAATTTGGTCAAATTACCTAGTGACTTTGGGATTGCACCAGTGAGATTATTTTGATACAAGTAAAGAATCTGAAGTGAGCTCAAATTCCCTATCATTGGAGGAATGGGACCAGATAGGTGATTTTGGTAAAGACTTAGATTCACCAGCCTATTGAGATTACCAAAAGTGACTGGAATTGAACCAGAAAATTGATTGTTATGGAGATACAGTACTTCTAAGGTACTCAAGTTACCAATTGAAGCAGGAATGGAACCATTGAGTTGGTTCTGACTTAATTCCACACGGGTGAGAAATTTCAAATCACCCACTTCTTTGAAAATTGAACTTGAAAGTTGATTTTCATAGAGATATAGCATaatcaaattggtcaaattgcctAGTGACTTTGGAATTGCACCTGTAAGATTATTTTGACACAAGCAAAGAAACTGAAGTGAAATCAGATTCCCCATCGCCACGGGAATGGGACCTGAAAGTTGATTACTTTCAAAAACTAAATGAGTCAAGTTTCTTAAGTTGCAAATTTCAGGCGGGATTTTGCCTGACAGCTCATTAGCCCCGAAATCAAGATAAATGAGTTTCGACAGGTTACCTATTTGTTTTGGTATGCTTCCAAAGATCTGGTTAAAGCGGAGATCAAGATATTCAAGATTTGGGAGCGATGAGAACGGGAAACCATAGAGGCTACCTTTAATACTCCAATCTGAGAGGTTCAACCTGTTGACACTTCCATCAATGCAGGAAATACCAGCCCAAGTGCAAGGAAGTATAGAAGAATTCTTGGCATTGCCTGATTGAAGGTTCCATGAGGTTAGGAAGCTGTTGTTCTGGTTCAAAAAACTGGCTTTCCATTTCAAAAGAGCAGCAGCCTCTTCAGCAGAAGCTGAAGCTCCGTATTTGGGGTGAAAAGATGGGAAAAGTAGGACTACCAGAGCGAATATGGAGATTATTTTGAAGGAACCCATGATTAATTTCAAGTTCAACTAAAGTTGGCTAACCTTGTTACTCTGCACCCCAAATGAAGCCAGTATTTATCTTAATGCACATTGAAGACTTCAGAGGTCTTCTTGCTCTGTCCCGactttctttgttttcatttaattttgacatAGAAACACGTAAGATGtccattccaatgggccaagaAATTTAAAGCAATGAAAGCTTCCTTGAGATTGACCATTTTTATCTTCTATCACTAATTTTTCCTACTGAATCTACAGAAAAAGATGACTCGAGTGCCTCTTGGAGAAGGAACACTTTTCACCTGCTTCCTTAATGACGATGAATCTATTGGCTGAGCAAATTATAGTTCTATATTTCCTTGACATGGATTATGCAAAGTAACTTGACAGtatattttccaaaaatgcaagggaagTCAGGAATTGCTGAAAGCTAATTTTGTGTCAATTCTAGAAGCACTTCTATGTTTGTCTGTTTAACTTCAAGTATTGTCTGCCTTCAGGTCAATAAAACCTTGAGATGGTAAAGTATGCTAGTTCAATTGATGATTCTATCATCTGTGGGGATTCTCCCCCACATTTTGTACTGTCCACTCCTTATATTAACTCCTTATATTaacatgtatgtatgtatatatatatcaacaACATGTAtgttattatatatatatatatattatataataccATGTAGCGACATCAATAAGTTATTATATAAACTCAAGGACGCACAACAACATTAAAAATTAACGATAATCGATATCTATACTAtctatattatattattatatataaaagTGCCATGGATGATTTGCTGATGGGTGTTcgttaatttttttatttgccTAATATGCTCTTAGGACAATTTGCCTACATATTCATGTTTACAATTTGACTATAATTTGAACTTTATTCCGTCATGTTTTATTCATATACAAACACTAATCATGCAAATTAAAATCCTTGGATAAAATACTTATACTAACACAATGGGCAATATATTGGCATATGATCATCCATTTAGTAATGTCCTAAAACAATACTAATACAATGGGCAACGTATTGGCATATTATCATCCATTTAGTAATGCCCTAAAACAATACTATTAGTTAATATGGACAATTCAGTAATTTCCGCTTGAAATATTAATACTATTGACATGTGCCGAAcctatgcaataataataaataaaacctaactaccaccaaaagcagtcaataatcaattctaagtactggagtagggactctaggtgtgcaatgggttatttgattcaccctgttcccgaagagtttgcttaatctgatataccagaattaattatcTGACTAAATCAGGATTTTTATTACAAAAGCATAAAAACTTCAGAAAAATTTAAGGTGGAGAAAATGAAAGGCATATGTTTAAGGAAAATGTGCGAAAACTAGTACTTAGGAATGTATCCGTCCATTTGCCAAGAGGTATAGAAGGGTGACATTTAGTACAATACTACCATGCAGGTCTTTTAATGAATCGATTTAATCCAACTTTGAAtatgaaattcaaattcaaatggaTCAAATGAAATATGGTTAGACCTCTCATGTGTCTTGAACTTATATTGAATGTAGTTAATATAAATTTTGTAacattttctgattttttttatgATCATCAATTAAAAGGAGACATTTTCTCATATTTGAAAGAAATTGACCTCTTTGCTTCTCACATGGCGCACCCCTCTTCCGGCCGAGCCTCCTTTCTCCTCGGTTCCCAAAGACAAAATATAAGACGATGCATAGGGACCTCTCTTTTGTTGATGATTAGAGGGCAAGCATAAGGTTTAATGCTAAATTCATACCTTCATTACAAATATAGTTTATTGTGGTTTTCCAAATTGGGGgaaacaaaggggaaaggaaGGTTTTCGATTCTAACAACCAAGTGCCAGGTGATTTAACCCTGGGTTCATTTCAACTGATTTAGATGAGGTCCCTATGCCATGAAAGTTAATGCGCACATGTTGGAGACCAGAAGACCAGAAGATACCATACATTGATCGGCCCAGTGTCTCTATAAATTTAAGATTATAATCGCTCTATTGCATCCAAGGGATCATGGCTttctcaatttttaaataaatgtTTCAGGATTAAAAGTTATGGGAGTAGCCAATTGTAAAGCAATTCGAAAAGACAAACAGTAGACTTATGGGAGTAGTCAATTATAAAGCAATTCGAAAAGACATACATTAGATTTCACCATTCAAAATTAGTTGTACACCTTTTTTGAAGAGACGTACGGACATTACTATTAATATGGACACATGCAGCACTAAATTAGATTACTCTAACCTATTTTTGGAGGTGGTCCAACTAAGTCGTGAGGAACCGATGAGAACACTCATATGGATTTGGTAAAGCCACATGTTAGTGGCAAAATGATGACAAGTAAAGTTTCAATCTTTGACCTTCTACCTCACAAAGATTTAAATCTTCTGTGGTGGTCAACATTCCAAGGGACCGTTGGTTAGATTGCTCATAATGAAACCCCACAAAGAACCAAATTTACCCATGTGTTGTATAGATTGGAGACACAAAATTTACATGTAATAACACTAAAATTAGATTGCTCATAACCGAACCCCACAAAGAACCAAATTTAGCCATGTGTCATATAGATTGAAGATAGAAAATTTTCATGTAATAACACTCACTTACACCTCCTAATTAGGATTTTacacatatatgtatatctGCAAGAGTTCTTTTTTATATGCACAACATTCTCGACTAGGTATACATGATTGTTATGTTAATTGTTAAAGATATTCGCTAACATTTCCCTTTCtcattttcttgtttctttagGTGCTAACCTTATTTTTAAGTACCTAAAGAAACAAGCTAAACTTGCAACTTATTGGAGGGCAAGTTGCCCATGAAATGCGAAAGTTTTAAGTTCAAATTTTAAGAAGAAAACATATAAAATAGTTTAATGTATAATGGAAGCAATACATACATTCACAAAGTTAACACAGCTCTGAAATAGGAAATTTTTTGCATATGCATTATTATATGTcaaagaatgaaataaaattagTGGAATCATTAAAAGAATGAAATTTCTCCTGCACCTATATTGCTGAACCAGAGAAACACAATGGAGGAAATGGCTACTTAAATATGACATGGATCCAAGTCAACTTCTCGAAAGTATAGTAGTATAAGAAATTAGTGTatatacaataaaaaaaaaacatgattcCCTAAATTTACTCAAGCAAATCAAAATTGGTCCTCCCTAGTCTTGTGCGCATCCaaatattgctcctcctccCCATGCCACCTACCCCACCCCATCATACTCTTTGCCAAAACTTTCCTTTCTTCAGTTGCCTCCTTTTCCATTCTTGTCCTCCATCAATATCTTCCAAACTTGTGTGATTGATTAGGTTATCATGACTTTGATCAATGGTAACCGCTTTTACAAGTTTTCGAAATTGATGGGAAACGTAggaccaaaaggaaaaggatgaTTGTTTTCAGAGAACTCATGATCAACTCAAGTTGGCTGACTGCCTTGTTTGGAAGCcaagttttttgccaaatttgtctgctacaagttttttaaaactttatttacagtaacctcaaaaaactttttaaaatttttaaactatacacttcaaaatattaaaaaaaacacttaaaaaatttaaaaaaaaacttctacagtaaattacaataaagttttagacaaacaccccaaaactcaccttccaaacGGGACAAATTGTTATCTGTATCACAAATGAAGCTACAATATATCCCTACAGTACAAGGAAGACCTCAAAGGTTTTCCTGTTTTGTTCCTTCTTCTTTGTCTTTGCTTGTTGAGATTGGAACACTTAGGATGCAATGGTCCAAGAAATTTAAAGCAATATTGGAGCGTTTAATGATTGAGGTTGACCGTTCTTATCTTCTATGacttatttttcttactaaATCTATAGAAAAGGTAACTCAAGTACTTCTTGGAGAAGGAGTACAAATTACCTGATATTTAAACCACAATCAGTAGGTTGAGATATTTATGTTGTAGTTCTATATTAGATCAGAAGTGAGATTAATTTGGGCCAGAATTAGGAGAAGCATTTGtttaaattcaagaaattttggactaaTTATACTGATGGATTCTAAAACTTTATTAGCCTAACAAGTTCAATAATAAGATAACTTACTCAATAGAAAAATACAAACATAAAATTGTGGGAATACATACAAGAAAGGTACTAATTTTGTTTGAAGAATCGATTCTAACATACAACTCTTGATCATTTTACATTCTGCATTAACACCAATCATTGTGCTTCACAGAATTAGAAGAAACTTCAAAACTTATCGCGCACTTTTAACATGCCAGCATCCATAATCAGTGAGCAATGTAAGTTCATGCACACTGGCTAAATGAAAATGCATAATGTAAGATTCCAAAAAACACTTCCAAAACGTGACCGACTCAGCCACTTGAGCTAGATAGATAGATTATGTTACATAGAGAGTCTTTGTCACTTAGCTAGTTGGTTGTTTATTTGCAGAATCAAATTTAGATGGGTTTTTATCTAACCAAACTCAAATTGAGTTCAagtagaataattttttttacacgTAAATTTCACTTGTGTACTAATAGAGCTAAGTTTCAGTTGTGTTTGACAATTACAGAACACAAAATGCTGTTTAAGTTTAGTTTGAATAGTTGGCAAAATCAAGCTCAAATGAGTTTTTGCCGAGCCAATCTTAATTTGAATATCAAGTAATTTAGTTCATTTTTTAACCTTTATTGGAGTATTAGTTCTTTCAAGTGGATCCTTTCGTTTCCAATATgaagtaattttatttttatcaccTGACAATAAATTTAAAGTCAAACTTGGCACTAACAAATCTTGTAGGTCCAATTTCTGGCCCCCACCCCCGCTCCACTCAACCCATCATGTTCATTGCCAACACTTCCCCTTTTTcaattctcttctttttccttcttatccTCCGTCAATATCATTCAAATGTTTCATAATTGACTCGGTCATGATGAATTAATCAATGGTAACTGCTTTTATAAGCCTTGAAAATAATGGGAAAAATACGACCAAAAGCAATATGGAGATTATTTAGAGAGAACCCATGATTATCCCGATGTACAAGGAAGACCTTAAAGGTCTTCTTGTTCAGTCCCTTATCCGTCCCTTCTTCATTGTCTTAGGCTTCTTGCCTTCCCttatatttccttttctttcattataaaaattattgCTACTATGGTTCCGAGAGACCGGAGTTCTGAGAGTGAAGTTCATTAGGCTATTTACGGTCAATATAGGCCATTTTAAAGATGTTGGACCCACCGAGGCCAAAGTCATGGCAACCTTAGGAAAATGAAGTAAATTCTAAACCCATCAACgataatcaaaattaaatattttgttaaagaaaattgtcttcttttgttgattttaaaatataattcaaGTTTAAGGATGAGATAAACTTGACTATTGGGTGACTCTCGAAAATGTATTTTGTAGCAAAGTCTATTCAAATGGGTTACCAAACACTTATTGTTTAgttattttttcaaatgaatttccATCTCCAAAGAATTCATTAAAAATGGCTTGCGGAGAGCTCTATTGGTTCAAACCTTTCTCAACCAACTTTAATTAGAacagaaaatgaataaaaagagTGTGTACATCCAATGAAATTTCATTGCTACAATAAGAGCTGCCTATCTCATTTCCAATTTCTCGGAAAACCAGCCCGTAGTTAGCATAGAAGGAAGAGGTGATCCAAATGTTGTGTTGAAAGAATGTACCCAAGATTCAACTCAGTTAATAAAGACATTAATTAAAGGGTTAATTACAATTAATCCCCTTAAGGTATACCTCATGTCTCACTTTACCCCCTaatctttaattttgctcacttaaccccctatAGGACAAAATTACCGTtccattattttgacttttcatttaccttttttcctctcttttatttctttttctctttcttctctctttcatcctttCCGATAGAAAACTTTATCTCAAcagaaatttttattttaagtttgTAATTGCATTTCTAGGTGAAGATTTAAAAgacatcaaaaactaattttgattttttgtatgataccacgtgtcacaaatttcaattgatgattattaatcaggtcacaatttcatcttatgatattttcttgagaataaaatgagaaactaggaaggaaagaggaaaatcaaaattaaaagaattgaaaagctaaaaaatttgtattttaggaaagtgatttgaatatattttaatcatttaaggagaagatagatctctacaattcctcttttttaatttcaatcattaagatgaagatttttgtggaaaagaggaagaattaaagaaaaaagaaagagataaataaaataaaagagcacaaaaggggaaagaaaaaaaataaaagagaagaaaataagagtTTAGAATAATAGAGGGATAATTTTGTCCAATGGGGGATAAAGTGAGACAAAAAAATAGTTAGGgggtaaagtgaaaaatgaggtATATTTTAAGGGGATTATTTGTGATTAACCATTAATTAAATGATTGTGAGATGCATCCTCATAAGTCTTGGAGTCTCActtcaacttgaaaaaaaaaaatccaagttcTTGAATTGTGCCGAAATTATTACGTAGTCCTATGTTCTTTTTCCCAACTAGGTCAGTGATAACAACACTAAATGGTAATTAGGTAATTGTAAATCTCTCCTTTGGCTGTTAAGTCTTTCCATTTTCCTCTTCCTTCTTGTAAGGTTTAGTGTCACTCTTTTAAGAGAATAGAAAAGTGTTCTCTTGGATAAATGATCACTTCATGGTTCGGAGTACTAACAAGTCAAACGAGTATACTTACAATAACAAGTCAAGTCAATGATAAAATTAATTTGTCCCAAAAAAACTGATTTAATTAAttacaaacaaaatataaagagTACAAACAATTAGGTAAGTGTTTATAGACAATTCTTACTTCTTAACTTGGCTTATGAATCTTCACAGGTTCTCGTTGTCAGATTCAGCTCCTCTCTTCAGTGGATCCCCTCTTTATTTCTCACAATGCCCATCATAATTAGATACATGACATGTGTTTTATTTACTAGGAAGGAACATGGTCATTATTAAATTTGACTAATCCTAATCTTTACCGATAAATGAAATAGGGGTGTAATGTATTTATGTTATGCATTATAAACAACGGAAAAGGGATCCACTGGAAAGAACCAAATCCCCCCGGTTGTGGACCAAACCAAATCTTCTTGACTAAATCTTCACATGTCCTATTGTTCATTAACTACACCACATTAAATATGATCCCCTGACTCATTCACTGGAATATTTCTAAACCCTGAAATGGTTTTGAAAATTAGGAAGCTCGAGACATGATATCTCATGAACGTATTCATGCATTTATATGGTAGGCTACAAGTGTATAACATCTCACCGAAGAAGCAAGGCATTGTAACCGTCCCTGTAACCCCAATGGATTGAGCCAGTTATAGGGCCAATCATGCAGCCCAAACTCGGCACAACTTTTGCAGGTTGACTCTTTTTTAAGCCATCTTTCTTGCTTTTGTGTGAAGCATTGCCAGTTGATTCTTGGCTTGCTTCTCATGGACTGTGGCTTTGTTGAAGGCATAGGTTGGGCTTCTTGATGTGAATTTGGTGTATTAATTGGGCGTCTTGATGTTCGACAGCCACTTTTGCTTGGATGGAATTTTGTAAACCTACTTCGGCAATTGAGTTTTGGTTTTGCAATTAATATTGGGCTTTGGAAGAGACTTCAACAAACGTGGGATTTGGGGATTAAGCATTTGGAGGTTGAGTCCAACTCTAAAGCAAGGGTCCATTTAGGCTATAATGCCATTTTAGTCTCTTATTGAAAGTTTCGAGATTTCCTAAGCAGAAATTGAGAGGCTTCTTATGCTTCTAAAGTGAACAACTCTAGAAGTTGTACTTGTATTAGCTGGTCAGATGCCAAGTCCAGAAATGATAATCCAAGCTACGTAATTTTCCATTATCAAATGTCTAATTTTTGCTTCCACGTACTGTTTCCACCACTAATAATTTAAAGGGTCGACGTGAAATTTTGATCATGTAAAATTTGCAAgtgaaataataattaaaaaaaatagaagtgaATGCAGCAGAAAGTAGCCGTACAATTACTCGTTTTAGTCTCTGGCAAGGGAGTAAAAATGCCACCATCCATCATGGTCATGTGTGGAAGCTGGCATGGGTAGACAGAAGAAAATAATGAGTAGTCGGTGAAACAAGAGTGTCCACAGTAGAGAGGATAATAGAATAAGTGGTAGTAATGATTCATTACTAATGAATGGGGTTGGGGGTAGGGATAAGGAGGGGAAGTTTTGaaggaaatccaaatttatGCGGTCCAGTTCTTCGGCGTCCTTGCTCTGAATTCTGATCCACCAAATGTAAGTTTACAGATGCAATCTTCAGAACATATGGCAATTTCAGAAATCACAATCatattttggttcatttttgGTATctcttttggtatttttttttttttttttagcttaacGGCACATCTAACCTAGCCTAACTTACTCCTACTCCTAAGGGGAGGGGAAACCTACTCTATGGGGTGGCCCAACTGAGTCGGGGGAACCTGatggggactgaaccaccatcaGACCAAACGGGTGCACCACACACCCGTATGGATTTAGAACAAACCTCATATTGAGGGACATTGatgggaggcaaggtttgaacccttgacctcccaccCCACAATTAATGTGGTGGCCAACTCCACTAAAGGAAGTTGGTTAT
It contains:
- the LOC113766228 gene encoding probable leucine-rich repeat receptor-like protein kinase At1g35710; the protein is MGSFKIISIFALVVLLFPSFHPKYGASASAEEAAALLKWKASFLNQNNSFLTSWNLQSGNAKNSSILPCTWAGISCIDGSVNRLNLSDWSIKGSLYGFPFSSLPNLEYLDLRFNQIFGSIPKQIGNLSKLIYLDFGANELSGKIPPEICNLRNLTHLVFESNQLSGPIPVAMGNLISLQFLCLCQNNLTGAIPKSLGNLTNLIMLYLYENQLSSSIFKEVGDLKFLTRVELSQNQLNGSIPASIGNLSTLEVLYLHNNQFSGSIPVTFGNLNRLVNLSLYQNHLSGPIPPMIGNLSSLQILYLYQNNLTGAIPKSLGNLTKLIELSLSDNQLNGSIPVSIGNLSNLEALYLQNNQFSGPIPATFGNLNKLVNLSLYQNHLAGPIPPVIGNLSSLKILSLYQNNLTGAIPKSLGNLAKLIELDLTENQLSGSILVSIGNLSNLELLALGENQCFGTIPQEIGNLNKLVALRLFSNQFSGPLPELLCQSGILQNITVDENMLTGPIPKSLQNCSSLFRARFNGNRFQGNLSEMFGIYPVLDFIDLSNNQFYGKLSSNWGKCKMLKALIVAKNNITGGIPPEIGNLTQLHTLNLSSNYLSGEIPREVGKLASMLKLDLHDNQLTGGIPQELGVSMEFLDLSTNSLNGTLPELLGDLKHLFHMNLSNNVLSQKIPLQIGKLTQLSELDLRQNFFTGEIPSEFQNLQSLGTLNLSQNNLSGWIPKALAELPGLLHINLSFNNLEGPIPSGRAFVNLTLEEVKGNKGLCGNITGLRACESSQLIKKHVKDKRKEFVLIIVLPLLGSIILLGVLFGALRLCDRRKRNSRVEDMEVKKGSLFAICAYDGKALYKEIVRSTEEFSETYCIGKGGCGSVYKAQLPSGEVVAVKRLHNIPNVGKDKSFLNEIRALTEIKHRNIVKLFGFCSNAQHSILVYECLERGSLAKILSIEEAAKELDWQKRLNIIKGVAHALSYMHHDCSPPIVHRDISSNNILLDTECEAHVSDFGTSKFLRRDSSNWSSLAGTYGYVAPEFAYTMRVNEKCDVYSFGVLAMEVIKGKHPGDFIADLLSSKLEEIELKDLLDQRLLYPNQEIEKNLISILKLARECLHVDPQCRPTMLIISRLISTC